A single window of Cottoperca gobio chromosome 9, fCotGob3.1, whole genome shotgun sequence DNA harbors:
- the LOC115013230 gene encoding transducin-like enhancer protein 1 isoform X1, translated as MFPQGRHPTPHQAPGQPFKFTIPESLDRIKEEFQFLQAQYHSLKMECEKLASEKTEMQRHYVMYYEMSYGLNIEMHKQTEIAKRLNTICAQVIPFLSQEHQQQVVQAVERAKQVTMAELNAVIGVRGLPGLPPTQHLSHNHGGAPVPLTPHPAGLHPSQLGGSAGLLALSGALGAIPPHMLGKDGGDKKSHMSGADLHPSGPEHLREREPGTSNSLLPESLRNSDKRRNGPEFLNDTKKRKVDDKDSSHYDSDGEKSDDNLVVDVSNEDPASPRGTPLPSPRENGLDKARLLKKDPCSPASTASSASSSSLKSKEMAMREKAGTPGLKSSTPTPRGDSTPGPSSTPGIRPSLSKPPSMEIPHPPTAGLRTPLAVPGPYPGAFGMLPHAAGMNGELAGAAGAVAYAAGLHNMSPQMSVAAAAAVAAYGRSPMVGFDPHPHMRVPGMPPSLTGIPGGKPAYSFHVAADGQMQPVPFPPDALVGPGIPRHARQINTLNHGEVVCAVTISNPTRHVYTGGKGCVKVWDISHPGNKSPVSQLDCLNRDNYIRSCRLLPDGRTLIVGGEASTLSIWDLATPTPRIKAELTSSAPACYALAISPDSKVCFSCCSDGNIAVWDLHNQTLVRQFQGHTDGASCIDISNDGTKLWTGGLDNTVRSWDLREGRQLQQHDFTSQIFSLGYCPTGEWLAVGMESSNVEVLHVTKPDKYQLHLHESCVLSLQFAYCGKWFVSTGKDNLLNAWRTPYGASIFQSKESSSVLSCDISVDDKYIVTGSGDKKATVYEVIY; from the exons ATGTTTCCCCAGGGGCGACACCCG acgcCCCACCAGGCTCCAGGCCAGCCCTTCAAGTTCACCATCCCAGAGTCACTGGACCGCATCAAGGAGGAGTTCCAGTTTCTTCAGGCACAGTACCACAG tCTCAAGATGGAGTGCGAGAAGTTGGCCAGTGAAAAGACGGAGATGCAGAGACACTATGTCATG tACTATGAGATGTCTTATGGCCTCAACATCGAAATGCACAAACAG ACTGAGATTGCCAAGAGACTAAACACCATCTGTGCACAAGTCATTCCCTTCCTCTCACAGGAG CATCAACAGCAGGTGGTCCAAGCTGTGGAGCGAGCCAAACAGGTGACCATGGCAGAGCTAAATGCTGTCATAGGGGTACGTGGACTGCCAGGCCTTCCACCTACA CAACACCTATCCCATAACCATGGTGGTGCCCCTGTGCCTCTCACACCTCACCCTGCCGGCCTCCACCCTTCTCAGCTCGGTGGTTCAGCTGGTCTCCTGGCTCTATCAGGAGCACTTGGTGCTATTCCTCCCCACATGTTGGGAAAGGATGGTGGTGATAAAAAGTCCCACATGTCCGGAGCAGACTTGCACCCTTCAGGACCGGAGCACCTGAGAG AGCGAGAGCCCGGCACA AGTAACTCATTGCTGCCAGAAAGTCTTAGGAACTCAGATAAGCGACGCAACGGACCAGAGTTTTTAAATGACACCAAGAAACGCAAGGTGGATGACAAGGACTCCAGCCACTAT GACAGCGACGGGGAGAAAAGTGATGATAATTTAGTGGTGGATGTCTCGAATGAG GATCCAGCCTCCCCTCGTGGCACACCTCTCCCCTCCCCAAGAGAAAATGGCCTGGATAAAGCCCGTCTTCTCAAGAAAGACCCCTGTAGTCCAGCTTCTACTGCATCATCAGccagctcctcctccctcaAGTCCAAAGAGATGGCAATG cgaGAAAAGGCCGGCACACCTGGGTTAAAGTCAAGCACACCCACACCTAGAGGTGACTCCACCCCTGGTCCGAGCTCCACTCCTGGAATCCGGCCCAGTCTTTCAAAACCCCCGTCCATGGAGATACCACATCCACCCA ctGCAGGTTTGCGGACGCCCCTGGCTGTACCAGGCCCATACCCGGGTGCATTTGGTATGTTGCCACACGCAGCAGGGATGAACGGGGAGCTGGCAGGTGCAGCTGGAGCTGTGGCCTATGCTGCTGGACTCCACAACATGTCACCTCAGATGAGTGTTGCTGCTGCGGCTGCAGTGGCTGCGTACGGCCGTTCACCCATG GTTGGTTTTGATCCTCATCCTCACATGAGAGTTCCTGGAATGCCTCCCAGTCTGACAGGAATCCCTGGTGGCAAACC TGCTTATTCTTTTCACGTGGCGGCCGATGGACAGATGCAGCCAGTACCGTTCCCCCCGGATGCTTTGGTTGGCCCAGGGATTCCTCGCCACGCCCGTCAGATCAACACACTGAACCATGGAGAAGTGGTGTGCGCCGTTACCATCAGTAACCCCACCCGACACGTTTACACAGGAGGGAAGGGATGTGTCAAGGTCTGGGACATTAGTCACCCAGGAAACAAGAGCCCAGTGTCGCAGCTTGACTGTCTG AACCGAGACAACTACATCCGCTCCTGTCGTCTCCTCCCCGATGGTCGGACGCTGATTGTGGGAGGTGAGGCGAGCACGCTGTCAATCTGGGATTTGGCCACACCCACTCCAAGGATTAAGGCAGAGTTAACATCATCGGCACCCGCATGTTACGCTCTGGCCATCAGCCCGGACTCCAAGGTCTGCTTCTCTTGCTGCAGCGATGGAAACATCGCAGTCTGGGATTTACACAACCAGACACTTGTTAG GCAGTTTCAGGGCCACACAGATGGAGCCAGCTGTATTGACATCTCTAATGATGGCACCAAGCTGTGGACTGGAGGCCTCGATAACACCGTCCGCTCCTGGGATCTCCGAGAGGGAcggcagctgcagcagcatgaCTTTACATCGCAG ATCTTCTCTCTTGGCTACTGTCCGACAGGAGAGTGGCTCGCTGTGGGAATGGAGAGCAGCAACGTGGAGGTCCTTCATGTCACCAAGCCTGACAAATATCAGCTTCATCTACATGAGAGCTGTGTACTCTCCCTGCAGTTTGCCTACTGTG GTAAATGGTTTGTGAGCACAGGAAAGGATAATTTACTGAATGCATGGAGAACACCCTATGGAGCCAGCATATTCCAG TCTAAAGAATCATCTTCGGTGTTAAGCTGTGACATATCTGTGGACGACAAATACATCGTCACTGGTTCAGGGGACAAGAAGGCCACTGTTTATGAGGTCATCTACTAA
- the LOC115013230 gene encoding transducin-like enhancer protein 1 isoform X3: MLGKDGGDKKSHMSGADLHPSGPEHLREREPGTSNSLLPESLRNSDKRRNGPEFLNDTKKRKVDDKDSSHYDSDGEKSDDNLVVDVSNEDPASPRGTPLPSPRENGLDKARLLKKDPCSPASTASSASSSSLKSKEMAMREKAGTPGLKSSTPTPRGDSTPGPSSTPGIRPSLSKPPSMEIPHPPTAGLRTPLAVPGPYPGAFGMLPHAAGMNGELAGAAGAVAYAAGLHNMSPQMSVAAAAAVAAYGRSPMVGFDPHPHMRVPGMPPSLTGIPGGKPAYSFHVAADGQMQPVPFPPDALVGPGIPRHARQINTLNHGEVVCAVTISNPTRHVYTGGKGCVKVWDISHPGNKSPVSQLDCLNRDNYIRSCRLLPDGRTLIVGGEASTLSIWDLATPTPRIKAELTSSAPACYALAISPDSKVCFSCCSDGNIAVWDLHNQTLVRQFQGHTDGASCIDISNDGTKLWTGGLDNTVRSWDLREGRQLQQHDFTSQIFSLGYCPTGEWLAVGMESSNVEVLHVTKPDKYQLHLHESCVLSLQFAYCGKWFVSTGKDNLLNAWRTPYGASIFQSKESSSVLSCDISVDDKYIVTGSGDKKATVYEVIY; this comes from the exons ATGTTGGGAAAGGATGGTGGTGATAAAAAGTCCCACATGTCCGGAGCAGACTTGCACCCTTCAGGACCGGAGCACCTGAGAG AGCGAGAGCCCGGCACA AGTAACTCATTGCTGCCAGAAAGTCTTAGGAACTCAGATAAGCGACGCAACGGACCAGAGTTTTTAAATGACACCAAGAAACGCAAGGTGGATGACAAGGACTCCAGCCACTAT GACAGCGACGGGGAGAAAAGTGATGATAATTTAGTGGTGGATGTCTCGAATGAG GATCCAGCCTCCCCTCGTGGCACACCTCTCCCCTCCCCAAGAGAAAATGGCCTGGATAAAGCCCGTCTTCTCAAGAAAGACCCCTGTAGTCCAGCTTCTACTGCATCATCAGccagctcctcctccctcaAGTCCAAAGAGATGGCAATG cgaGAAAAGGCCGGCACACCTGGGTTAAAGTCAAGCACACCCACACCTAGAGGTGACTCCACCCCTGGTCCGAGCTCCACTCCTGGAATCCGGCCCAGTCTTTCAAAACCCCCGTCCATGGAGATACCACATCCACCCA ctGCAGGTTTGCGGACGCCCCTGGCTGTACCAGGCCCATACCCGGGTGCATTTGGTATGTTGCCACACGCAGCAGGGATGAACGGGGAGCTGGCAGGTGCAGCTGGAGCTGTGGCCTATGCTGCTGGACTCCACAACATGTCACCTCAGATGAGTGTTGCTGCTGCGGCTGCAGTGGCTGCGTACGGCCGTTCACCCATG GTTGGTTTTGATCCTCATCCTCACATGAGAGTTCCTGGAATGCCTCCCAGTCTGACAGGAATCCCTGGTGGCAAACC TGCTTATTCTTTTCACGTGGCGGCCGATGGACAGATGCAGCCAGTACCGTTCCCCCCGGATGCTTTGGTTGGCCCAGGGATTCCTCGCCACGCCCGTCAGATCAACACACTGAACCATGGAGAAGTGGTGTGCGCCGTTACCATCAGTAACCCCACCCGACACGTTTACACAGGAGGGAAGGGATGTGTCAAGGTCTGGGACATTAGTCACCCAGGAAACAAGAGCCCAGTGTCGCAGCTTGACTGTCTG AACCGAGACAACTACATCCGCTCCTGTCGTCTCCTCCCCGATGGTCGGACGCTGATTGTGGGAGGTGAGGCGAGCACGCTGTCAATCTGGGATTTGGCCACACCCACTCCAAGGATTAAGGCAGAGTTAACATCATCGGCACCCGCATGTTACGCTCTGGCCATCAGCCCGGACTCCAAGGTCTGCTTCTCTTGCTGCAGCGATGGAAACATCGCAGTCTGGGATTTACACAACCAGACACTTGTTAG GCAGTTTCAGGGCCACACAGATGGAGCCAGCTGTATTGACATCTCTAATGATGGCACCAAGCTGTGGACTGGAGGCCTCGATAACACCGTCCGCTCCTGGGATCTCCGAGAGGGAcggcagctgcagcagcatgaCTTTACATCGCAG ATCTTCTCTCTTGGCTACTGTCCGACAGGAGAGTGGCTCGCTGTGGGAATGGAGAGCAGCAACGTGGAGGTCCTTCATGTCACCAAGCCTGACAAATATCAGCTTCATCTACATGAGAGCTGTGTACTCTCCCTGCAGTTTGCCTACTGTG GTAAATGGTTTGTGAGCACAGGAAAGGATAATTTACTGAATGCATGGAGAACACCCTATGGAGCCAGCATATTCCAG TCTAAAGAATCATCTTCGGTGTTAAGCTGTGACATATCTGTGGACGACAAATACATCGTCACTGGTTCAGGGGACAAGAAGGCCACTGTTTATGAGGTCATCTACTAA
- the LOC115013230 gene encoding transducin-like enhancer protein 1 isoform X2: MFPQGRHPTPHQAPGQPFKFTIPESLDRIKEEFQFLQAQYHSLKMECEKLASEKTEMQRHYVMYYEMSYGLNIEMHKQTEIAKRLNTICAQVIPFLSQEHQQQVVQAVERAKQVTMAELNAVIGQHLSHNHGGAPVPLTPHPAGLHPSQLGGSAGLLALSGALGAIPPHMLGKDGGDKKSHMSGADLHPSGPEHLREREPGTSNSLLPESLRNSDKRRNGPEFLNDTKKRKVDDKDSSHYDSDGEKSDDNLVVDVSNEDPASPRGTPLPSPRENGLDKARLLKKDPCSPASTASSASSSSLKSKEMAMREKAGTPGLKSSTPTPRGDSTPGPSSTPGIRPSLSKPPSMEIPHPPTAGLRTPLAVPGPYPGAFGMLPHAAGMNGELAGAAGAVAYAAGLHNMSPQMSVAAAAAVAAYGRSPMVGFDPHPHMRVPGMPPSLTGIPGGKPAYSFHVAADGQMQPVPFPPDALVGPGIPRHARQINTLNHGEVVCAVTISNPTRHVYTGGKGCVKVWDISHPGNKSPVSQLDCLNRDNYIRSCRLLPDGRTLIVGGEASTLSIWDLATPTPRIKAELTSSAPACYALAISPDSKVCFSCCSDGNIAVWDLHNQTLVRQFQGHTDGASCIDISNDGTKLWTGGLDNTVRSWDLREGRQLQQHDFTSQIFSLGYCPTGEWLAVGMESSNVEVLHVTKPDKYQLHLHESCVLSLQFAYCGKWFVSTGKDNLLNAWRTPYGASIFQSKESSSVLSCDISVDDKYIVTGSGDKKATVYEVIY, translated from the exons ATGTTTCCCCAGGGGCGACACCCG acgcCCCACCAGGCTCCAGGCCAGCCCTTCAAGTTCACCATCCCAGAGTCACTGGACCGCATCAAGGAGGAGTTCCAGTTTCTTCAGGCACAGTACCACAG tCTCAAGATGGAGTGCGAGAAGTTGGCCAGTGAAAAGACGGAGATGCAGAGACACTATGTCATG tACTATGAGATGTCTTATGGCCTCAACATCGAAATGCACAAACAG ACTGAGATTGCCAAGAGACTAAACACCATCTGTGCACAAGTCATTCCCTTCCTCTCACAGGAG CATCAACAGCAGGTGGTCCAAGCTGTGGAGCGAGCCAAACAGGTGACCATGGCAGAGCTAAATGCTGTCATAGGG CAACACCTATCCCATAACCATGGTGGTGCCCCTGTGCCTCTCACACCTCACCCTGCCGGCCTCCACCCTTCTCAGCTCGGTGGTTCAGCTGGTCTCCTGGCTCTATCAGGAGCACTTGGTGCTATTCCTCCCCACATGTTGGGAAAGGATGGTGGTGATAAAAAGTCCCACATGTCCGGAGCAGACTTGCACCCTTCAGGACCGGAGCACCTGAGAG AGCGAGAGCCCGGCACA AGTAACTCATTGCTGCCAGAAAGTCTTAGGAACTCAGATAAGCGACGCAACGGACCAGAGTTTTTAAATGACACCAAGAAACGCAAGGTGGATGACAAGGACTCCAGCCACTAT GACAGCGACGGGGAGAAAAGTGATGATAATTTAGTGGTGGATGTCTCGAATGAG GATCCAGCCTCCCCTCGTGGCACACCTCTCCCCTCCCCAAGAGAAAATGGCCTGGATAAAGCCCGTCTTCTCAAGAAAGACCCCTGTAGTCCAGCTTCTACTGCATCATCAGccagctcctcctccctcaAGTCCAAAGAGATGGCAATG cgaGAAAAGGCCGGCACACCTGGGTTAAAGTCAAGCACACCCACACCTAGAGGTGACTCCACCCCTGGTCCGAGCTCCACTCCTGGAATCCGGCCCAGTCTTTCAAAACCCCCGTCCATGGAGATACCACATCCACCCA ctGCAGGTTTGCGGACGCCCCTGGCTGTACCAGGCCCATACCCGGGTGCATTTGGTATGTTGCCACACGCAGCAGGGATGAACGGGGAGCTGGCAGGTGCAGCTGGAGCTGTGGCCTATGCTGCTGGACTCCACAACATGTCACCTCAGATGAGTGTTGCTGCTGCGGCTGCAGTGGCTGCGTACGGCCGTTCACCCATG GTTGGTTTTGATCCTCATCCTCACATGAGAGTTCCTGGAATGCCTCCCAGTCTGACAGGAATCCCTGGTGGCAAACC TGCTTATTCTTTTCACGTGGCGGCCGATGGACAGATGCAGCCAGTACCGTTCCCCCCGGATGCTTTGGTTGGCCCAGGGATTCCTCGCCACGCCCGTCAGATCAACACACTGAACCATGGAGAAGTGGTGTGCGCCGTTACCATCAGTAACCCCACCCGACACGTTTACACAGGAGGGAAGGGATGTGTCAAGGTCTGGGACATTAGTCACCCAGGAAACAAGAGCCCAGTGTCGCAGCTTGACTGTCTG AACCGAGACAACTACATCCGCTCCTGTCGTCTCCTCCCCGATGGTCGGACGCTGATTGTGGGAGGTGAGGCGAGCACGCTGTCAATCTGGGATTTGGCCACACCCACTCCAAGGATTAAGGCAGAGTTAACATCATCGGCACCCGCATGTTACGCTCTGGCCATCAGCCCGGACTCCAAGGTCTGCTTCTCTTGCTGCAGCGATGGAAACATCGCAGTCTGGGATTTACACAACCAGACACTTGTTAG GCAGTTTCAGGGCCACACAGATGGAGCCAGCTGTATTGACATCTCTAATGATGGCACCAAGCTGTGGACTGGAGGCCTCGATAACACCGTCCGCTCCTGGGATCTCCGAGAGGGAcggcagctgcagcagcatgaCTTTACATCGCAG ATCTTCTCTCTTGGCTACTGTCCGACAGGAGAGTGGCTCGCTGTGGGAATGGAGAGCAGCAACGTGGAGGTCCTTCATGTCACCAAGCCTGACAAATATCAGCTTCATCTACATGAGAGCTGTGTACTCTCCCTGCAGTTTGCCTACTGTG GTAAATGGTTTGTGAGCACAGGAAAGGATAATTTACTGAATGCATGGAGAACACCCTATGGAGCCAGCATATTCCAG TCTAAAGAATCATCTTCGGTGTTAAGCTGTGACATATCTGTGGACGACAAATACATCGTCACTGGTTCAGGGGACAAGAAGGCCACTGTTTATGAGGTCATCTACTAA